From the Flavobacterium gyeonganense genome, the window AATCAAGTAATTTAACCTTTCATCCGGGTGTTTTGGTACCTCTCGGAAGCGGATTTTCTTTTGCAGGAAGAGCCGCCTTTGAAACTTCCGGCAGGTATGGTTTTACTCCGGTTTTCAATAAGACACTTATTAAAAGTGAAAATTGCAGTTACTATGCTGCTTTGCCTTTGCCTGCCCGATTTGGCAATGATAAACCGGCAACGTTTACTATTGGATTTCAATTCGGAGTTTTATTTTAAAGAAAATTGTCATGATAGAAAAACCAACTTATACTTTACGACAGCTTGTTTACTATTTTTTGAAACTGGGAACAACCGGATTTGGAGGTCCTGTTGCTTTAGTAGGTTACATGCATGAAGATCTGGTAGAAAAGCGTAAATGGATTTCAGAGGAGAACTATAGAGAAGGTCTGGCATTAGCACAACTGGCTCCGGGACCTTTAGCGGCACAACTTGGTATTTATTTAGGTTTTTTGCATTATAGAATTTTAGGTGCGACACTGGCTGGATTAGCTTTTATAATTCCTTCCTTTATTATTGTTGTCTTATTAAGTATTACTTATACGATCTACGGAGGACTGTCATGGCTGCAGGCTATTTTTTATGGTGTTGGCGCGGCAGTAATTGGAATTATCGTAATGAGCTCATATAAACTTACACAAAAAGCTATTGGAAAGTTTACATTAGAATCACTAAAAAATAATTGGCTTTTATGGTTAATATTTGGAGTGTCTTTGGCTATAACATTGGTAACAAAACGAGAGCATATTTTATTATTTATTTGTGCAGGTCTTATGTATATGTTTTATAAATCTCCTCAAAAATTTTGGAGAACGAAAAAAACATACTCCTTGTTTATGCTGCAAATTTTATTTTTTAATGATGAGCTGACAATTTTACAAAAAATAGCAATTTTCTTTATCAAAGCTGGAGCCTTTGTTTTTGGAAGCGGTTTAGCGATAATCCCTTTTTTATATGCAGGTGTAGTGACAGAAAATCACTGGTTAAGTGAACAGCAATTCCTTGATGCTGTTGCTATAGCAATGATTACTCCAGGCCCGGTAGTAATTACAGTTGCTTTTATAGGATATATTGTTGCCGGATTTTCAGGCGCATGTGTATCTTCATTAGCGACATTTTTGCCGTGTTATTTATTCACGGTTATTCCGGCTCCTTACTTTCATAAAATTGCAAAAAATGAATCTATAAAAAACTTTGTTACAGGTATCACAGCAGCAGTTATTGGGGCATTAGTAGGGGCTGTAGTTATAATTGCATCAAGAAGTATTGTTGATGTGTCGACCGCATTAATTGCAATTCTTACTATTTTTGCTTTAATATTTATAAAAAAAATAGCTGAGCCAATTATTATTTTAATAGCGGCATTTTCAGGTATACTAATAAAATTAATGCTATAGACTTCAAATCATTTTTATCTTTGCTGTTCATAAATCAATTTAAAAATGAATATCAAACTTATCGCCATTGGCAAAACGGATAACAAATCATTACAAACATTAATCGATGATTATACTAAACGGTTGTCGTTTTATATCAAATTTGATTTAGAAATCATTCCCGATATTAAGAATGTAAAGAATTTATCTGAAAGCCAGCAAAAAGAGAAGGAAGGAGAGTTGATTTTATCTAAATTGACACCTACAGATCAGTTGATTTTATTGGATGAAAACGGAAAAAACTTCTCAAGTGTTGGTTTTTCTGAAGAGTTGCAAAAAAAGATGAATTCCGGAATCAAAACGCTGGTTTTTGTAATTGGGGGGCCTTATGGCTTTTCAGAAACAGTTTATAGTAAGGCACAAGGCAAAATTTCACTTTCACTGATGACTTTTTCACATCAGATGGTGCGTTTGTTTTTTATAGAACAATTGTACAGAGGTTTTACAATTTTAAGAAATGAACCTTATCATCATCAATAAAACTAATTATTGATTATTTATTAATGAAGATTCAGTGATGTTTATAAGAAAAAATAAATAAATTAGCTCCTTCAAAACCATAACCATGACGAACTTACCAAAAGGGAGTAAAAAATTATTGAATGCCTGGGCCTTTTATGATTGGGCAAATTCAGTTTACACTCTTACAATCGCATCAGCTGTATTTCCTATTTTTTACGAAGCCTTATTTTCTGAACGAGGACATTATATAGAAGTTTTTGGATTGGAATTGAAAAATTCAGCCCTGATTAGTTTTGTAACCGCATTTGCCTTTGTATTTGTAGCCGTCTTTTCACCATTATTATCCGGTATTGCAGATTATGTTGGGAATAAAAAATCATTCATGAAATTTTTCTGCTATGTTGGGGCTTTATCCTGCATGGGACTGTATTGGTTTAACCTTGAAAACATTTACATCGGATTATTGTTTTATTTTCTGGGGCTTATTGGTTATTGGGGAAGTTTGGTTTTCTATAATTCCTATTTGCCGGATATTGCGTTTCCTGAACAGCAGGATAAAATTAGTGCCAAAGGGTATTCTTTAGGGTATATTGGAAGT encodes:
- the rlmH gene encoding 23S rRNA (pseudouridine(1915)-N(3))-methyltransferase RlmH, translating into MNIKLIAIGKTDNKSLQTLIDDYTKRLSFYIKFDLEIIPDIKNVKNLSESQQKEKEGELILSKLTPTDQLILLDENGKNFSSVGFSEELQKKMNSGIKTLVFVIGGPYGFSETVYSKAQGKISLSLMTFSHQMVRLFFIEQLYRGFTILRNEPYHHQ
- a CDS encoding chromate transporter: MIEKPTYTLRQLVYYFLKLGTTGFGGPVALVGYMHEDLVEKRKWISEENYREGLALAQLAPGPLAAQLGIYLGFLHYRILGATLAGLAFIIPSFIIVVLLSITYTIYGGLSWLQAIFYGVGAAVIGIIVMSSYKLTQKAIGKFTLESLKNNWLLWLIFGVSLAITLVTKREHILLFICAGLMYMFYKSPQKFWRTKKTYSLFMLQILFFNDELTILQKIAIFFIKAGAFVFGSGLAIIPFLYAGVVTENHWLSEQQFLDAVAIAMITPGPVVITVAFIGYIVAGFSGACVSSLATFLPCYLFTVIPAPYFHKIAKNESIKNFVTGITAAVIGALVGAVVIIASRSIVDVSTALIAILTIFALIFIKKIAEPIIILIAAFSGILIKLML